In Corallococcus macrosporus, the following are encoded in one genomic region:
- a CDS encoding sigma-54-dependent transcriptional regulator, producing the protein MTALPHEGGPRGHVLVVDDELSMREYLEILLVREGYAVTSVPGVEPARAVLEKDQVDLVISDMKLGPAGSGLDVLRAARSRKEPPEVVLITAFGTPSSAVEAMREGAYDYICKPFDNEELRLLVHKALEKRALRQENSTLKARLLPGLGGLLVGTSPRMRALWQLVEKVAPGRSTVLVTGESGTGKELVARAVHLRGHRAAQPFLPFNCAALNEGVLESELFGHMRGAFTGATHERPGLLVSAGEGTVMLDEVGEMPLSTQVKLLRVLQERKVKPVGSAAEIPFQARVIAATNRRLEAEVKAGRFREDLFYRLNVITLELPPLRERPEDIPPLATHFLSRLSEELGRPGLRFAPETLALMERYAFPGNVRQLQNMVERAATLSDSDVLGPGTLPPSVRGEAEPQARAGDGEPVLGQGFNLERHLDDHERRHLLAALKQAQGVKTRAAELLGLSFRSFRYRLAKHGLTDELDEPGGTRAG; encoded by the coding sequence GTGACGGCGCTCCCCCACGAAGGAGGCCCGCGCGGCCACGTGCTGGTGGTGGACGACGAGCTGTCCATGCGCGAGTACCTGGAGATATTGCTCGTGCGCGAGGGCTACGCGGTGACGAGCGTGCCCGGCGTGGAGCCCGCCCGCGCGGTGCTGGAGAAGGACCAGGTGGACCTGGTCATCTCCGACATGAAGCTGGGCCCGGCGGGCAGCGGCCTGGACGTGCTGCGCGCGGCGCGCTCGCGCAAGGAGCCGCCGGAGGTGGTGCTCATCACCGCCTTCGGCACGCCGTCCTCCGCGGTGGAGGCCATGCGCGAGGGCGCGTACGACTACATCTGCAAGCCCTTCGACAACGAGGAGCTGCGGCTCTTGGTGCACAAGGCGCTGGAGAAGCGCGCGCTGCGCCAGGAGAACAGCACGCTGAAGGCGCGGCTGCTCCCCGGGCTGGGCGGGCTGCTCGTGGGCACCAGCCCGCGCATGCGCGCGCTGTGGCAGCTGGTGGAGAAGGTGGCGCCGGGGCGCAGCACCGTCCTGGTGACGGGGGAGAGCGGCACCGGCAAGGAGCTGGTGGCCCGGGCCGTCCACCTGCGGGGCCACCGCGCCGCGCAGCCCTTCCTGCCCTTCAACTGCGCGGCCCTCAACGAGGGCGTGCTGGAGAGCGAGCTCTTCGGCCACATGCGCGGGGCCTTCACCGGCGCCACGCACGAGCGGCCGGGCCTGCTCGTCTCCGCGGGCGAGGGCACGGTGATGCTGGACGAGGTGGGGGAGATGCCCCTCTCCACGCAGGTGAAGCTCTTGCGCGTGTTGCAGGAGCGCAAGGTGAAGCCGGTGGGCAGCGCGGCGGAGATTCCCTTCCAGGCGCGCGTCATCGCGGCCACCAACCGCCGGCTGGAGGCGGAGGTGAAGGCGGGCCGCTTCCGCGAGGATCTCTTCTACCGGCTCAACGTCATCACGCTGGAGCTGCCGCCCTTGCGCGAGCGGCCGGAGGACATCCCGCCCCTGGCGACGCACTTCCTGTCGCGGCTGTCAGAGGAGCTGGGGCGCCCGGGGCTGCGCTTCGCGCCGGAGACGCTGGCGCTGATGGAGCGCTACGCCTTTCCGGGCAACGTGCGCCAGCTGCAGAACATGGTGGAGCGGGCCGCCACGCTGTCGGACTCGGACGTGCTGGGCCCCGGGACGCTGCCGCCCTCCGTGCGCGGCGAGGCGGAGCCCCAGGCCCGCGCGGGCGACGGGGAGCCGGTGCTGGGCCAGGGCTTCAACCTGGAGCGGCACCTGGACGACCACGAGCGCCGGCACCTGCTCGCCGCGCTCAAGCAGGCGCAGGGCGTGAAGACGCGCGCCGCGGAGCTGCTGGGGCTGTCCTTCCGCTCCTTCCGCTACCGGCTGGCGAAGCACGGCCTCACGGACGAACTGGACGAGCCCGGCGGGACGCGGGCCGGCTGA
- a CDS encoding class I SAM-dependent methyltransferase — MDIADEQRAFYGALLEQYGDDPRALSHRDQATQYERFHRLSRVFAHETDAFSVHEVGCGMGHYGEYLQRHHPRAAYSGSDVHPGFVEACQAKFPGGHFHTRDIVAVLPPERYDYLTLSGTFNVRLSASPEAWRGFVHGMLGAMYALCTKGFAVNFLTSYHDPAFTREDLHYQPPGALLDFVVERLSRFWELDAGGPLYEYTLRVHRPEAVRERHPDPAFARYFRK, encoded by the coding sequence ATGGACATCGCTGACGAGCAGCGCGCCTTCTACGGAGCGCTGCTGGAGCAGTACGGAGACGACCCCCGGGCGCTGTCGCACCGCGACCAGGCCACGCAATACGAGCGCTTCCACCGGCTCTCCCGTGTGTTCGCGCATGAGACGGACGCCTTCAGCGTGCACGAGGTGGGCTGCGGCATGGGCCACTACGGCGAGTACCTCCAGCGCCACCACCCGCGCGCGGCCTACTCCGGCAGCGACGTGCACCCGGGCTTCGTGGAGGCGTGCCAGGCCAAGTTCCCCGGCGGGCACTTCCACACGCGCGACATCGTCGCGGTGCTGCCCCCGGAGCGCTACGACTACCTGACGCTGTCGGGCACCTTCAACGTGCGGCTGTCCGCGTCGCCGGAGGCGTGGCGTGGCTTCGTGCACGGCATGCTCGGCGCCATGTACGCACTGTGCACGAAGGGCTTCGCGGTGAACTTCCTCACCAGCTACCACGACCCCGCGTTCACGCGGGAGGACCTGCACTACCAGCCGCCCGGCGCGCTCCTGGACTTCGTGGTGGAGCGCCTCAGCCGCTTCTGGGAGCTGGACGCGGGCGGGCCGCTCTACGAGTACACCCTGCGCGTCCACCGGCCGGAGGCCGTGCGGGAGCGCCACCCGGACCCCGCCTTCGCCCGCTACTTCCGGAAGTAG
- a CDS encoding glycosyltransferase, whose protein sequence is MPPDSVDVSVVVPCFRGEGSLPALCGRLVRALEARGDTFEILLVDDSARPALWACIQALAKGDARIRGIQLMRNYGQHNATVRGLRMARGRWVVTLDEDLQNPPEEIPTLLARANEVGADVVYGIPHERQGPGWRTWASRLIMVVPRRVMGVGFDISAFRLISGPVAAEAARSERHDIILDIYLSWVTDRITATPVRHEQPQGLRSSYTLSKLVQVFFNLLFNYTTFPLRLASIGGAVLSVLSVAAGASVILSKFAGDIDVPGWASLAVGVLFSSGVTLLGVGILSEYVTRIFLQINQKPQSVVRAVTDGREAQTPSPPGPEAAASGAPHGHR, encoded by the coding sequence ATGCCCCCTGACTCCGTCGACGTCTCCGTGGTCGTCCCCTGCTTCCGGGGGGAAGGCTCCCTTCCCGCGCTTTGCGGACGGCTGGTGCGCGCCCTGGAGGCCCGCGGCGACACGTTCGAGATCCTCCTCGTGGATGACAGCGCCCGGCCCGCGCTCTGGGCCTGCATCCAGGCCCTGGCGAAGGGGGATGCGCGCATCCGTGGCATCCAGTTGATGCGCAACTACGGCCAGCACAACGCCACCGTGCGGGGCCTCCGCATGGCGCGCGGCCGCTGGGTGGTGACGCTGGACGAGGACCTGCAGAACCCGCCCGAGGAGATTCCCACGCTGCTCGCCCGCGCGAACGAGGTGGGCGCGGACGTCGTCTACGGCATCCCCCACGAGCGGCAGGGGCCGGGCTGGCGCACCTGGGCGTCGCGGCTCATCATGGTGGTGCCGCGGCGGGTGATGGGCGTGGGCTTCGACATCTCCGCCTTCCGGCTCATCTCCGGGCCGGTGGCGGCGGAGGCGGCGCGCAGCGAGCGCCATGACATCATCCTGGACATCTACCTGTCCTGGGTGACGGACCGCATCACCGCCACCCCCGTGCGGCACGAGCAGCCCCAGGGCCTGCGCAGCTCCTACACCCTGAGCAAGCTGGTGCAGGTCTTCTTCAACCTGCTCTTCAACTACACGACCTTTCCGCTGCGGCTGGCCTCCATTGGCGGCGCCGTGCTGTCCGTGCTGTCCGTCGCCGCGGGCGCGTCGGTCATCCTCTCCAAGTTCGCCGGCGACATCGACGTGCCCGGCTGGGCGTCGCTGGCCGTGGGGGTGCTCTTCTCCTCGGGCGTGACGCTGCTGGGGGTGGGCATCCTCAGCGAGTACGTGACGCGCATCTTCCTGCAGATCAACCAGAAGCCCCAGTCCGTGGTGCGCGCCGTCACGGACGGGCGGGAGGCCCAGACCCCCTCCCCGCCCGGGCCCGAAGCGGCGGCGAGCGGGGCCCCCCATGGACATCGCTGA
- the rffA gene encoding dTDP-4-amino-4,6-dideoxygalactose transaminase has product MTIPFNRLSMLGDEAKFIDEALAKSHLMGDGGFTKKCHALLEASLPGGKALLTTSCTHALEMAGLLLDLKPGDEVIVPSFTFVSTANAFALRGARIVFADVRPDTLNLDEAKLEALITPRTRLIVPVHYAGVGCEMDALLAIAARHGLPVVEDNAHGLFGTYRGRPLGTLGAFSTLSFHETKNISCGEGGALLVNDARFAERAEIIREKGTNRSRFFRGQVDKYTWVDIGSSYVMSDLLAAFLYGQLQARERIQACRRALWETYHRELSAWAAAQGVTVPHVPAHCEQSFHMYYLLMPSLEARTRFIQHLRAQDINAVFHYLPLHLSQMGQHHGGRAGDCPVTEDVSDRLVRLPFFTTMTEAEQARVLAAVRDFRC; this is encoded by the coding sequence ATGACCATCCCCTTCAATCGGCTGTCCATGCTTGGCGACGAGGCGAAGTTCATCGATGAGGCGCTCGCGAAGAGCCACCTCATGGGGGACGGGGGCTTCACGAAGAAGTGTCACGCCTTGCTGGAGGCGTCGCTGCCCGGGGGCAAGGCCCTGCTCACCACCTCCTGCACGCATGCACTGGAGATGGCGGGCCTGCTGCTGGACCTGAAGCCGGGAGATGAGGTCATCGTTCCGTCCTTCACCTTCGTGTCCACCGCGAACGCCTTCGCGCTCCGGGGCGCGCGCATCGTCTTCGCGGACGTGCGGCCGGACACGCTCAACCTGGACGAGGCGAAGCTGGAGGCGCTCATCACCCCGCGCACGCGGCTCATCGTCCCGGTGCACTACGCGGGCGTGGGCTGTGAGATGGACGCGCTGCTGGCCATCGCGGCGCGCCACGGCCTGCCGGTGGTGGAGGACAACGCGCACGGCCTCTTCGGGACCTACCGCGGCCGGCCCCTGGGCACGCTGGGGGCCTTCTCCACGCTGAGCTTCCACGAGACGAAGAACATCAGTTGCGGAGAGGGGGGCGCGCTGCTCGTCAACGACGCGCGCTTCGCCGAGCGCGCGGAGATCATCCGGGAGAAGGGCACCAACCGCAGCCGCTTCTTCCGGGGCCAGGTGGACAAGTACACGTGGGTGGACATCGGCTCCAGCTACGTCATGTCGGACCTGCTCGCGGCCTTCCTGTACGGCCAGCTCCAGGCGCGCGAGCGCATCCAGGCGTGCCGCCGGGCGCTCTGGGAGACGTACCACCGCGAGCTGTCGGCCTGGGCCGCCGCGCAGGGCGTGACGGTGCCGCACGTGCCCGCCCACTGCGAGCAGTCCTTCCACATGTACTACCTGCTGATGCCGTCGCTGGAGGCGCGCACGCGCTTCATCCAGCACCTGCGCGCGCAGGACATCAACGCCGTCTTCCACTACCTGCCCCTGCACCTGTCCCAGATGGGCCAGCACCACGGGGGCCGGGCGGGGGACTGCCCGGTGACGGAGGACGTGAGCGACCGGCTGGTGCGGCTGCCCTTCTTCACCACCATGACGGAGGCGGAACAGGCGCGCGTGCTGGCGGCGGTCCGTGACTTCCGGTGCTGA
- a CDS encoding WbqC family protein, producing MLKPRHTVAILQSNYLPWKGYFDIIHDVDTFIFYDDVQYTHRDWRNRNRVKTAQGPLWLTVPVGSRTDRRICDVRIEDAGWARRHWETLRHLYGQAPHFARVAPLLQEAYLERTWTHLSELNQFLVQRIARDFLGLTTRFRDSREWTVRGAKQERILDLLRQAGATHYVSGPAAKDYLRQEAFDAAGIALTYKDYAGYPEYPQPHPPFEHAVTVLDVLFQLGPEAPRAIWGWRGA from the coding sequence GTGCTGAAGCCCCGGCACACGGTGGCCATCCTCCAGTCCAACTACCTGCCGTGGAAGGGCTACTTCGACATCATCCACGACGTCGACACGTTCATCTTCTACGACGACGTGCAGTACACGCACCGCGACTGGCGCAACCGCAACCGCGTGAAGACGGCGCAGGGGCCGCTGTGGCTGACGGTGCCGGTGGGCTCGCGCACGGACCGGCGCATCTGCGACGTGCGCATCGAGGACGCGGGCTGGGCGCGACGGCACTGGGAGACGCTGCGCCACCTGTACGGCCAGGCCCCCCACTTCGCGCGCGTCGCGCCGCTGCTCCAGGAGGCGTACCTGGAGCGGACGTGGACGCACCTGTCGGAGCTCAACCAGTTCCTCGTCCAGCGCATCGCCCGTGACTTCCTGGGCCTCACCACGCGCTTTCGAGACTCGCGGGAGTGGACGGTGCGGGGCGCGAAGCAGGAGCGCATCCTGGACCTGCTGCGCCAGGCGGGCGCCACGCACTACGTCTCCGGCCCCGCCGCGAAGGACTACCTGCGCCAGGAGGCCTTCGACGCGGCCGGCATCGCCCTCACGTACAAGGACTACGCGGGCTACCCGGAGTATCCGCAGCCGCATCCGCCCTTCGAGCACGCGGTGACGGTGCTGGACGTGCTCTTCCAACTGGGGCCTGAAGCCCCCCGGGCCATCTGGGGCTGGCGGGGCGCGTAG
- a CDS encoding glycosyltransferase family 39 protein, translating to MVRGGLGLLLVAAFFGLALTNPGLRVTFLPPWSHSSSGELYLWLGHALLLVPGGALLGLALLPVLPAPLGRLWRRVEALDARERRVALLLLGMVAFLAARLGRFVFLRDFPITDDEVSARFGGQVLASGHLLTPLVRPAAAMTGFYLHARDGLVTSFEWLGLQLTWALSEVTGTGSLIFSLVAAVPVMAVTWVTTRRLGPAWGAVAAALLLLSPMAAMLSMTTHAHLLSRAALAVAVAVYLRARDGGGARAWALLGLVSGVSFLCRPFETLFFLLPFYLELLGGMARRQLPVGACLGGLALGWVLPLVAFLAFNHVLTGNALLPARMAMYISPVKLTEHDGTLLERFGTNTSYNALMLAVWFLGPVGVALVALGASWDRLTVLLSLSVLSLLGLALFHDDHGIHAVGPIHYSECAPALVLVAVHGLKRAVDFVRRAQVSAWPLMLATGGSLAVGLGIFDVRHALALREQSAIHETVQAYVRDAGLGRAVLLVPSYMQVWQRVPAFRDVGSWVFEWTPPRPDFSDDVLLFHDGPGHYEQLRERFSDRRFFRLKPGRAPAPWRIIPADSPREEPGATPPSTQEPAP from the coding sequence GTGGTCAGGGGCGGACTGGGGCTGCTGCTGGTGGCGGCCTTCTTCGGGCTCGCCCTGACGAACCCGGGGCTTCGCGTCACCTTCCTGCCTCCGTGGAGTCACAGCTCCTCCGGCGAGCTCTACCTGTGGCTGGGCCACGCGCTGCTGCTGGTGCCCGGCGGCGCGCTGCTGGGACTGGCCCTGCTGCCCGTGCTGCCGGCGCCCCTCGGCCGGCTGTGGCGCCGGGTGGAGGCCCTGGACGCGCGCGAGCGCCGGGTGGCGCTGCTGCTGCTGGGGATGGTGGCCTTCCTCGCCGCCCGGCTGGGCCGCTTCGTCTTCCTGCGCGACTTCCCCATCACCGACGACGAGGTCTCCGCGCGCTTCGGAGGCCAGGTGCTGGCATCCGGGCACCTGCTGACGCCGCTGGTCCGGCCCGCGGCCGCCATGACGGGCTTCTATCTCCACGCGCGCGACGGGCTCGTCACCAGCTTCGAGTGGCTCGGGCTCCAGCTGACGTGGGCGCTCAGTGAGGTGACGGGGACGGGCTCGCTCATCTTCTCCCTGGTGGCCGCCGTCCCGGTCATGGCGGTGACGTGGGTGACGACGCGGCGGCTGGGGCCCGCCTGGGGCGCGGTGGCCGCGGCGCTCCTGCTGCTGTCGCCCATGGCGGCCATGCTGTCCATGACGACGCATGCCCACCTGCTGTCGCGCGCGGCGCTGGCGGTGGCGGTGGCGGTGTACCTGCGGGCCCGCGACGGAGGCGGCGCGCGCGCGTGGGCGCTGCTGGGCCTGGTGAGCGGCGTGTCGTTCCTGTGCCGCCCCTTCGAGACCCTCTTCTTCCTCCTGCCGTTCTATCTGGAGCTGCTGGGGGGCATGGCGCGCCGCCAGCTTCCGGTGGGCGCCTGCCTGGGAGGGCTGGCGCTGGGCTGGGTGCTGCCGCTGGTGGCCTTCCTCGCCTTCAACCACGTCCTGACGGGCAACGCGCTGCTGCCGGCGCGCATGGCCATGTACATCTCCCCCGTGAAGCTCACCGAGCACGACGGCACCCTGCTGGAGCGCTTCGGGACGAACACCAGCTACAACGCGCTGATGCTGGCGGTGTGGTTCCTGGGGCCGGTGGGCGTGGCGCTGGTGGCCCTGGGCGCATCCTGGGACCGGCTGACCGTCCTGCTGTCGTTGTCGGTGTTGTCGCTGCTGGGGCTGGCGCTCTTCCATGATGACCATGGCATCCACGCGGTGGGGCCCATCCACTACTCGGAATGCGCGCCAGCGCTCGTGCTGGTCGCGGTGCACGGGCTGAAGCGCGCGGTGGACTTCGTACGGCGGGCCCAGGTGTCCGCGTGGCCGTTGATGCTGGCCACGGGGGGCTCGCTCGCGGTGGGGCTGGGCATCTTCGACGTGCGCCATGCGCTCGCCCTGAGGGAGCAGTCCGCCATCCATGAGACGGTGCAGGCCTACGTTCGCGACGCGGGCCTGGGCCGCGCCGTGCTGCTGGTGCCGTCGTACATGCAGGTGTGGCAGCGCGTGCCGGCCTTCCGCGACGTGGGCAGCTGGGTGTTCGAGTGGACGCCGCCGCGCCCGGACTTCTCCGACGACGTCCTGCTGTTCCACGACGGCCCGGGCCACTACGAGCAGCTGCGGGAGCGCTTCTCCGACCGGCGCTTCTTCCGGCTGAAGCCGGGCCGGGCCCCGGCGCCCTGGCGCATCATCCCGGCGGACTCGCCGCGGGAGGAGCCCGGAGCGACGCCGCCCTCCACGCAAGAGCCCGCGCCATGA
- a CDS encoding tetratricopeptide repeat protein produces the protein MTAPDVQEAPRAEAGPGPLPPAPRSQAALVALLALGVFAGTLLNGFVYDDQQLVLENPWIRSLAGMREPFRQSLFGFLESSTAQDARSHYYRPLMHVFLFVLRQAAGPTAWVHHLALMLGHAAVSVGVLWLLRTCLVRGRPAAQGAAGDWAALGGALLFALHPVHTEAVAWVSGAMDVGMTLLLLVAARLWLPVPATAGRALLASGVWLAALLVKETAFVLPVLLWSLERVVASAEARGGWGPWLRRQALLGVGGAVYLGLRLSALEGALPGTPPVDGVSRVGGVLAFTADLGGKLAWPAPLAVLSPGGPVHSLLEPRVWLGGLLLLSALVLSARAWRRGPAAAGMGWVWLGAPMVPAFVLQARGVDAYAERYLYLPSVGFALLVTVALRSALSRFPERARPLALVSGGVLAVFAALTLAYVPAWRDDLSLWTWVQARVVDQPLIHLKLGDLHLGAGRLDAAIPELELAARGLPGDFRVHNNLAVAYAKSGRMGDARRALERTARLMPDNPVAWHNLGLVSRREGDWDTAIARFRDALRLAPDRVDSLLELGRTLLRAGRAGEAIAPLEEALRLRPDLVAARKALAEARAAASPPPR, from the coding sequence ATGACGGCGCCGGACGTCCAGGAGGCTCCGCGCGCGGAGGCGGGGCCGGGGCCCCTTCCCCCGGCGCCCCGGTCGCAGGCGGCGCTGGTGGCGCTGCTCGCGCTGGGGGTCTTCGCGGGCACCCTCCTCAACGGCTTCGTCTATGACGACCAGCAGCTCGTGCTGGAGAACCCGTGGATCCGCTCGCTCGCGGGGATGCGGGAGCCCTTCCGTCAGTCGCTGTTCGGCTTCCTGGAGTCGTCCACCGCGCAGGATGCCCGGAGTCACTACTACCGGCCCCTGATGCACGTGTTCCTCTTCGTGCTGCGGCAGGCCGCGGGGCCCACGGCCTGGGTGCACCACCTGGCGCTCATGCTGGGGCATGCCGCGGTGTCGGTGGGGGTGCTCTGGTTGCTGCGCACCTGCCTCGTCCGGGGACGCCCGGCGGCGCAAGGCGCGGCGGGGGACTGGGCCGCGCTGGGCGGCGCGCTGCTCTTCGCGCTCCACCCCGTCCATACGGAGGCGGTGGCGTGGGTGAGCGGCGCCATGGATGTGGGGATGACGCTGCTGCTGCTCGTGGCGGCGAGGCTGTGGCTGCCGGTGCCCGCGACGGCAGGGCGGGCGCTGCTGGCCTCCGGCGTCTGGCTGGCGGCGCTGCTCGTCAAGGAGACCGCGTTCGTCCTGCCCGTGCTCCTGTGGAGCCTGGAGCGCGTCGTGGCCTCCGCCGAGGCCCGGGGCGGGTGGGGCCCGTGGCTCCGCCGCCAGGCGCTGCTGGGCGTGGGCGGCGCCGTGTACCTGGGGCTCCGGCTGTCGGCCCTGGAGGGCGCGCTGCCCGGCACCCCGCCCGTGGACGGCGTGTCGCGCGTGGGCGGCGTGCTGGCGTTCACCGCGGACCTGGGCGGCAAGCTGGCGTGGCCCGCTCCGCTGGCGGTGCTGTCGCCAGGAGGCCCCGTGCACTCGCTGCTGGAGCCCCGCGTGTGGCTGGGGGGACTGCTCCTGCTGTCCGCGCTGGTGCTGTCCGCACGCGCGTGGCGCCGGGGCCCCGCGGCCGCGGGGATGGGGTGGGTGTGGCTGGGCGCGCCCATGGTGCCGGCCTTCGTCCTGCAGGCCCGGGGCGTGGATGCCTACGCCGAGCGGTACCTGTACCTGCCGTCGGTGGGCTTCGCGCTCCTGGTGACCGTGGCCCTGCGCTCGGCCCTCTCCCGCTTCCCTGAGCGCGCGCGGCCCCTGGCGCTCGTGTCCGGGGGCGTGCTGGCCGTCTTCGCCGCGCTGACGCTGGCGTACGTGCCGGCCTGGCGCGACGACCTGTCGCTCTGGACCTGGGTCCAGGCGCGGGTCGTGGACCAGCCGCTCATCCACCTCAAGCTGGGCGACCTGCACCTGGGCGCCGGCCGCCTGGACGCGGCCATCCCCGAGCTGGAGCTCGCCGCCCGGGGCCTGCCCGGGGACTTCCGCGTCCACAACAACCTGGCGGTGGCGTACGCGAAGTCGGGGCGGATGGGGGACGCACGGCGGGCGCTGGAGCGCACCGCGCGCCTCATGCCGGACAACCCCGTCGCGTGGCACAACCTGGGGCTCGTGTCCCGGCGGGAGGGGGACTGGGACACGGCCATCGCGCGCTTCCGCGACGCGCTCCGGCTGGCGCCGGACCGGGTGGACTCCCTGCTGGAGCTGGGCCGCACGCTGCTGCGCGCGGGCCGCGCCGGGGAGGCCATCGCGCCGCTCGAGGAGGCGCTGCGGCTGCGGCCGGACCTCGTCGCCGCGCGCAAGGCCCTGGCGGAGGCCCGGGCCGCGGCGTCCCCACCCCCGCGCTGA
- a CDS encoding YfhO family protein: MSDQQRGTVVGRWGPVALAVVLCGLFFFRALSSSGVFLGGDALRVFLPMRAYWASRVSALEFPDWLPYDGLGQSFPGIFITGTFHPLMWPHLVLPLGLAAKVALLGCFLLALGGTYALVRAWDVPRAGALFAGVTFAFCGYLVCITNNPTYLQAASTLPGVLWLALRFLRQPDLARLTLAGMGLALLAFAGDAQAFVMANALIVCLTALEPHAGPWRRRVTACALLILAGGLLAAPQLLPAAALVSGSEPGARSLGEAQRFSLHPLRLWELVLGPFLADARGTQGIPYVVVTHLVPSGGFGRAWVDSVYLGTPAWVLALAGLAASARQWRAWAFVGLWGVLLALCLGDALPVYGWAYHLIPFWKPFRYPEKLVPLVSLGLAVAAGLGWKRCLGAGGPVRPVVWVGALMALPFAGVALAEGRGQWWSEHWLRARWPDVPGPVLRGLSDNVVATTATAALLAFACAALALLRERPALRGSLLVVLQWGALTWAHEPLYQLSPEELLSTPPAFVEHIRARFPSPEPVRVASSLRETTPPRLPGLNYHDSLHLTLLSALAPDMVAMWGLESANEYLPGVSPRVRQLKADRVQWFTRLAPRLGTRFLAYATSEHAAFAARLSVRSTFTDPLLGLTLVEYADAVPRVLLARPECVAGRDEAARRMLSATLPPPDVALVECTAPLPATPEGPLGPVRVLPGTPEHLTVEVDARAPAVLVVNDAFQPGWRATLDGQDVAILPANVAVRAVAVPAGRHVVELRYRTPGLTAGLIVGAAAWVGLLLACLGTRYVPRRRAAGG; encoded by the coding sequence ATGAGCGACCAGCAGCGCGGGACAGTGGTGGGGCGGTGGGGGCCGGTGGCGCTGGCCGTGGTCCTGTGCGGCCTCTTCTTCTTCCGGGCCCTCTCCTCGTCCGGCGTCTTCCTGGGTGGGGACGCGCTGCGGGTCTTCCTCCCCATGCGGGCCTACTGGGCCTCGCGCGTGTCGGCCCTCGAGTTCCCCGACTGGCTCCCCTATGACGGGCTGGGCCAGTCCTTCCCCGGCATCTTCATCACCGGGACGTTCCACCCGTTGATGTGGCCGCACCTCGTCCTGCCGCTCGGGCTCGCGGCGAAGGTGGCGCTCCTGGGCTGTTTCCTCCTGGCGCTGGGCGGCACATACGCCCTCGTGCGGGCCTGGGACGTGCCGCGCGCGGGCGCGCTGTTCGCGGGCGTGACGTTCGCGTTCTGCGGCTACCTGGTCTGCATCACCAACAACCCCACCTACCTCCAGGCGGCGAGCACGCTGCCCGGAGTGCTCTGGCTCGCGCTGCGGTTCCTGCGTCAGCCGGACCTTGCCCGGTTGACGCTCGCGGGCATGGGGCTGGCCCTGCTGGCGTTCGCCGGGGATGCCCAGGCCTTCGTCATGGCCAACGCGCTCATCGTGTGCCTGACGGCCCTGGAGCCACACGCCGGGCCGTGGCGCCGGCGCGTGACGGCGTGCGCGCTGCTCATCCTCGCCGGGGGGCTGCTGGCCGCGCCGCAGCTGCTGCCCGCCGCGGCGCTCGTCTCCGGCTCGGAGCCGGGCGCGCGTTCGCTCGGGGAGGCGCAGCGCTTCTCGCTCCACCCGCTGCGGCTCTGGGAGCTCGTCCTGGGGCCCTTCCTGGCGGACGCACGGGGCACGCAGGGCATCCCCTACGTCGTCGTGACGCACCTGGTCCCGTCCGGAGGGTTCGGCCGCGCCTGGGTGGACTCGGTGTACCTGGGGACGCCCGCCTGGGTGCTGGCGCTGGCGGGGCTGGCCGCCTCCGCACGGCAGTGGCGCGCCTGGGCGTTCGTGGGGCTCTGGGGCGTGCTGCTCGCGCTCTGCCTGGGGGACGCGCTGCCGGTGTACGGCTGGGCCTACCACCTCATCCCGTTCTGGAAGCCCTTCCGCTACCCGGAGAAGCTGGTGCCGCTCGTGTCCCTGGGGCTCGCGGTCGCCGCGGGCCTGGGGTGGAAGCGGTGTCTGGGCGCGGGAGGCCCGGTCCGGCCCGTCGTCTGGGTGGGGGCGCTCATGGCGCTGCCGTTCGCGGGGGTGGCGCTGGCGGAAGGGCGCGGCCAGTGGTGGAGCGAGCACTGGCTGCGCGCCCGCTGGCCGGACGTGCCCGGCCCCGTGCTGCGGGGCTTGTCCGACAACGTCGTCGCCACGACGGCGACGGCGGCGCTGCTCGCGTTCGCCTGCGCGGCGCTGGCCCTCCTGCGCGAGCGGCCCGCCCTCCGCGGCTCGCTGCTCGTGGTCCTGCAGTGGGGAGCGCTCACGTGGGCCCACGAGCCGCTCTACCAGCTGTCTCCTGAAGAGCTGCTGAGCACCCCGCCCGCCTTCGTCGAGCACATCCGCGCGCGCTTTCCTTCGCCGGAGCCCGTCCGGGTGGCCTCGTCGCTGCGCGAAACCACGCCGCCGCGCCTGCCCGGGCTGAACTACCACGACAGCCTGCACCTGACGCTGCTGTCCGCCCTGGCCCCGGACATGGTGGCGATGTGGGGCCTGGAGAGCGCGAACGAGTACCTGCCCGGGGTCAGCCCCCGCGTGCGCCAGCTCAAGGCGGACCGGGTGCAGTGGTTCACGCGGCTCGCGCCCCGGCTGGGCACGCGGTTCCTCGCCTACGCCACGTCGGAGCATGCGGCGTTCGCGGCCCGGCTGAGCGTGCGGAGCACCTTCACGGATCCGCTGCTGGGCCTGACGCTCGTGGAGTACGCGGATGCCGTGCCTCGCGTCCTGCTGGCCCGTCCCGAGTGCGTGGCCGGACGGGACGAAGCCGCGCGGCGGATGCTGTCCGCCACGCTCCCGCCGCCAGACGTCGCCCTCGTGGAGTGCACCGCCCCGCTGCCCGCCACGCCGGAGGGACCGCTGGGCCCGGTGCGCGTGCTGCCGGGCACCCCCGAGCACCTCACCGTGGAGGTGGATGCGCGCGCTCCCGCGGTCCTCGTCGTCAACGACGCCTTCCAACCCGGCTGGCGCGCGACGCTGGACGGACAGGACGTCGCCATCCTGCCCGCCAACGTGGCCGTGCGCGCGGTGGCGGTCCCCGCCGGCCGGCACGTGGTGGAGCTCCGCTACCGCACGCCGGGCCTGACCGCGGGGCTCATCGTGGGGGCCGCCGCGTGGGTGGGGCTCCTGCTGGCCTGCCTGGGAACGCGCTACGTCCCCAGGCGCCGGGCAGCAGGGGGCTAA